One window from the genome of Lysobacter helvus encodes:
- the ruvC gene encoding crossover junction endodeoxyribonuclease RuvC, giving the protein MTRILGIDPGSQRTGVGVIDVDATGRCTFVHAEALVLLDAADFPARLGKLCEGLEALIDAWRPDEVAIETVFMDKNASSALKLGHARGAALATVVRRHLAVHEYAPRLIKQSLVGRGAAEKGQVQHMVRLLLKLPDVRLQADAADALAVALTHAHMSATALRAGASIALLRRR; this is encoded by the coding sequence GTGACCCGCATCCTCGGCATCGACCCCGGTTCCCAGCGCACCGGCGTCGGCGTGATCGACGTCGACGCGACGGGGCGTTGCACGTTCGTCCATGCCGAAGCCCTGGTGCTGCTGGACGCCGCGGATTTCCCCGCGCGCCTGGGCAAGTTGTGCGAAGGCCTCGAAGCGCTGATCGATGCGTGGCGGCCGGACGAAGTGGCCATCGAAACCGTCTTCATGGACAAGAACGCGAGCTCGGCGCTGAAGCTGGGGCACGCGCGCGGCGCGGCGCTGGCTACCGTGGTGCGCCGCCACCTGGCCGTGCATGAATACGCCCCGCGCCTGATCAAGCAATCGCTGGTCGGCCGCGGCGCGGCGGAAAAAGGCCAGGTGCAGCACATGGTGCGCCTGTTGCTGAAGCTGCCCGACGTGCGCCTGCAGGCCGACGCCGCCGATGCGCTCGCGGTCGCACTCACCCACGCACACATGAGCGCGACCGCGTTGCGCGCCGGCGCGAGCATCGCGCTGCTGCGTCGTCGCTGA
- a CDS encoding YebC/PmpR family DNA-binding transcriptional regulator, which produces MGRGPSIEARKNAVDAQRGKIFTKVIREIGVAARAGGGDPATNPRLRAGIDRGLSVNMSKDVIERAIKKATGELEGVSYEEIRYEGYAPGGVAVIVDCLTDNKVRTVADVRHAFGKFGGNLGTDGSVAFMFKKVGVLSFAAGSDEDRITEAAIDAGADDVVVYPDDGSIDVLTAPDAFDVVKAAMEGTGFKPDIAEVTMRADNDIAVSGETAQQVVKLLRWLEDLDDVQNVYSNADLGADAYAA; this is translated from the coding sequence ATGGGTCGTGGCCCTTCCATCGAAGCCCGCAAGAACGCCGTCGATGCCCAGCGCGGCAAGATCTTCACCAAGGTGATCCGCGAGATCGGCGTCGCCGCGCGTGCCGGCGGCGGTGATCCGGCGACCAACCCGCGCCTGCGCGCGGGCATCGATCGCGGCCTGTCGGTGAACATGTCCAAGGACGTCATCGAGCGCGCGATCAAGAAGGCCACCGGCGAACTGGAAGGCGTGAGCTACGAGGAAATCCGCTACGAGGGCTACGCCCCGGGCGGCGTCGCGGTGATCGTGGACTGCCTGACGGACAACAAGGTCCGCACCGTGGCCGACGTGCGCCATGCGTTCGGCAAGTTCGGCGGCAACCTGGGCACCGATGGCTCGGTGGCCTTCATGTTCAAGAAGGTGGGCGTGCTGTCGTTCGCCGCGGGCTCGGACGAAGACCGCATCACCGAAGCGGCGATCGACGCCGGCGCCGACGACGTGGTGGTCTATCCCGACGACGGATCCATCGACGTGCTCACCGCGCCGGACGCCTTCGACGTGGTCAAGGCCGCGATGGAAGGCACGGGTTTCAAGCCCGACATCGCCGAAGTGACGATGCGCGCCGACAACGACATCGCCGTCTCCGGCGAAACCGCCCAGCAGGTGGTCAAGCTGCTGCGCTGGCTGGAAGACCTGGACGACGTCCAGAACGTCTACTCGAACGCCGACCTCGGCGCCGACGCATACGCGGCGTAG